One genomic region from Bacteroidales bacterium encodes:
- a CDS encoding MBL fold metallo-hydrolase, giving the protein MQRPMDIYAEKRVQETLKQEFAYVFTDDKYPGIPEMTLHTISEKPFLVNNEIPITPIRAMHLELPVLGFRTGNLAYLTDANKISGKEKEKLHGLDYFVVNGLRKEPHISHFSLQEAIDLIQEIKPRKAFITHISHQMGFHDEVQAMLPPNIYLAYDQLEITA; this is encoded by the coding sequence GATGCAGCGTCCTATGGATATCTACGCGGAAAAACGGGTACAGGAGACATTGAAGCAGGAATTTGCCTACGTATTCACTGATGATAAATATCCGGGCATTCCGGAAATGACCCTTCATACCATATCAGAGAAACCATTTCTTGTCAACAATGAGATCCCTATCACTCCTATACGGGCCATGCATCTGGAATTACCTGTCCTGGGTTTTCGTACCGGAAACCTGGCCTATCTCACCGATGCCAATAAAATATCCGGAAAAGAAAAAGAAAAACTCCATGGACTGGATTATTTCGTAGTAAACGGATTACGGAAAGAACCGCATATTTCCCACTTTTCACTACAGGAAGCTATTGATCTGATCCAGGAAATAAAACCGCGGAAAGCGTTCATTACCCACATCAGCCATCAGATGGGCTTTCATGACGAGGTGCAGGCTATGCTTCCGCCCAATATCTATCTGGCTTATGACCAGCTGGAAATAACTGCCTGA